GCTTTTAACGTTCGCATGGTTTATACAAAATATGCGAACAGTAAACAATTTGACTTCGGTTCACGGTCCGTTTTCGTCTCGCACTATCTATATAAGAGTTTGGGagcacgaaaaaaaaactgtctaGGCGCTGTCTGGGACGTTACCTACACCACAACGATCTGCAACCACAACATCGTGTGGCAGGAGGAACTTTGATTTCTTATATTTGTCAACGGAACTTACCTTCATAATTAACCTGGCCATCGCCATCTATGTCGGCTTCGCGGATCATCTCATCCACCTCCTCGTCCGTTAGCTTCTCGCCGAGATTGGTCATGACATGACGCAGCTCAGCTGCCGAGATGAAGCCGTTGCCGTCCTTGTCGAAGACTCGGAACGCCTCCCGGATTTCCTCTTCGCTGTCGGTGTCCTTCATTTTGCGAGCCATCATGGTCAGGAATTCGGGGAAATCGATCGTGCCGTTGCCTGTTGTTGGTTGGGAGAGAAAGAAGCAGAGGGAGGAAAATCGTCAGTATTTTATTGCCATTAGTGGTTTTGTGATAATTAACATGCGATACGTGATGGAAGGAATCGATTAGGATCAGTCCTTTTTTAGAACAAGAGGTGAGGGCTTTCCCTCTATGAACGTGACAAAAACGGACTGGCGCATATTAATTTCCGACTCGTAAAATTTCCATTCGAGATTGTTTTACGACTCTTCTGTTTCACATCAACGGTCGAAATTACCGGTCGTCGACGGACAAGCAAGCCCAGTCACCCATTAGGTCGTCCATATTTCGGTTTATTTTGATCGCCATTGGATGTGCCGCCGCGGTTTGCTTCTGGGAACCGATTCGTTTCAACAAAAGATTTACTATCGCACTGCCGCCAGCAACCGCCGAATGCGGGGATGGTGATTATGGGAGATTTTGGTGTTTCGCGAACCACCCACAGGAGCTACAAGGTGATGCAGCGCGGACttgccaagttttttttttcattttggctCAATTTAGAGCAATTGCACGATCCAACGAATCTAACAAGAAAAACTTTTAATTAAATACTCGCGTGCATCGACGAAGAATTCATTATCGTCCAATACAGAAAAGCTTGCCCCACTGACGAGTTGGAATTCTCAAGGTTTTTTCGCATCTCTCACCTCTCTGGGTACTCCTAACGAAACGTGAAAAAGGTCAAATCCACCCCCCAAAGCGAACGTTTAACGGGGAAAGTTTTCGCCACGCCTGCCGGGTACTGCTGCATGGTACAAGTTCAGTGGTGTAATTACGGGGGGATTAGCGGTTCTAGTGGATAATCTGGGGAGTTGGTATCTGACACAAGTCTTCCGAAAGCTTTGAAAATAGATCGCTTATTGTTTGCTTGTAAGCAATAAAGCTTGAATTCCAACATTTAATAAATTCTCCCCACATcctgatcgaaaaaaaaaacagattaatccacctagcggtgacgatgcctctctcgattcaatcgtttagtttcgccttagtgtgatacacatcataaataattgcctacattacggctcttgcaaacgctgtaaggCGAATCAACCATccaacacaccattttcttcttaacttttgaacgcaatgaccgatcttgATTATATTGAATAGTGGCTATAGACTAGAGTTAGTCAATAAAAACGATAAGCCCTGATATTATTGAAGGCTCAGGAATAAAAATCCCAAGAACACATTGTCGTAGGGTCAGAACTCTTAAATGCGCGAACATATTTCAATACTTCAAATTTaaagtaattgaaaacatttttgttttcattaaacATTCACAACCCCTGACACCCTGATCTAGTCACGCCAATGACCACAAGCGATAATAGACtttccataattttctttttcctaGAAGCGTCGAAACAGGCAGCAGTAGCGCAAAGCTTGTCAGCAGACATTCCATCACATTTTCTCGTGCCGATCTCGATTTCCAGTCAAGATGACGACGATGACGGCTCCCCTCGGTCGCCGGCAGGCTATCATCGGTTCCACCAACAAAACGCTATTTATCGACCTAGCGGTCTAAATGTCAAACCCGTTCTATCGTTCCACCACAGCTATAATGGCAATTGTGCTTCGATGTCTTCTACTGATGCCCTCCTCGCCAAACTGAACATAGCGACGACATCGACGACAACGCCATCGTCGACACTGTCACGAGATTGCAATTCTCTATAGAGTAACACTGCTGTTTGATAGAcataatcaaatgaatttcatCAGTTTTCATGGCGATTTTGTGCTGAACAAGACATGACATGGAGTCAAGCATGTGAGAGACGCTGGCTACCGACCGCCACCGTGGTGTTTTTCAACGTTAAAGAAAACGTTCAAGGATCGGTAACATCTCATCTATACACTGAATCAAAGCATCCAGTTGATATCATCGTTTAGGAACAATCAGCCGAATGTTGCATCGAATACAGGATGATGTTTCGGCTCAGTGTCGAGTCAAGATAAAGCTGCTCTGATAGGGCCATAGCGAAAAAGAATAAGATCGAAGGAAATAGGCAGAAAATCTGATTGCGGATTGATGCCTATAACCGATCGGATTAttagtttttgttgtttatcTGTTATTTGTTTCCAATGTTTCCGGTGTAGCATTggattaaattcaaatttggcAAACAAGGGCAAGCCACGAATCGCGATGATGGTCGTGCGATATGCAAATTTGTGCTAATGCCTATGcctatttgattggatttacCACCACCGCTATCTATTTTGCTGATGGTTGTTTGTGACTACTGTTTACAATGGATTGGGGCACGCAAATTGGTGATTTTCTTATGGGCCAAAGGCGTCATTCGAATTTGAATTGGCAACGGCACGCTACATACGGTGAAGTCGGAGCGATGATGACACGTGTCATCATTCTAGTAGAGCACTGCACTTCTAGTAACATAAGGTAAAGGTTTTATTGTGGCTGTAGGAGCTCTATTTAAGTTTTAATTACCcaattgaatttattgtatAACCAACCCTAGCAGTTTTGCATTTAAGATACGTATGTATTGTCCTATTCCTAGACTGCAAGAGAAGGGcgctagcagcacacatgtttcacataagtaactgcaactcatatgcgaccagatttagtcacaatcaagttgttgCAACCATTTTTGAGTGGCATGTGCTGCTCGGAGGAGAGCGAAAATATCCCCTGGTCAGTATCCACATACAGGTAGAATCCTGCTCGTGATTAGTGCTATAATACGGTGCTAAACTTGTGCTTAAGCAAAAAGCGAAGATAGAACCATATACAGTTGTATTCTACGGTTTATAACTCAGTGATTCCGCTGATTGCTGTTTCATTACGGCGAAGAAACAACCTTCGGTCCAGCGAACTATCCATGTGGGCGCTAACATTGGTCCTTCGATCCAAATCGTGGAAAAAGTGTGGATATCTGGAGCGCGTCAGATTCCAATTGTGCGATCAGTGAATAGCCACCGTACCATAAAATTGACACTGAAGAAACAAAGTGTGCTGTCGATCGCAATCTCATTGCGCAAGTTTATCCTTGGCCTTGGTGGTGGGCAAGGAAGGAGTGAACGATATACCAGTGACTCTTCAAAGAGGAGGAGGATCACAACCAAAGTGTGCTCAATACAATAGCAGCTGTTCCGGGCAACTTCCATTTTCGACTGCCACAAATTGATCTTCCCAAATTCGATGGGCATTTCTCGAAGTGGCTATCCTTTCGGGACACCTTCACATCGATGGTGCACTCGAACGCCGACATTCCAACTGTAGCCAAACTGCAGTACCTGATCCAGTCCCTCGAAGGAGAGACACCTATCGGCGGTCAAAAAAGAATTCGCCAACGACCTGTATGAGTTGGTGGACGAGTTTCAGCGCCACGTGAAGGCCCTCGCCAAGCTAAATGAATATCGACCACTGGAACACACCCCTGGTGAATATCCTCTCCCAATTCGATTTGGGGATTTTCTGTTCTGGGTAGGCGAACGATGTATCACCCGCTTGGATCTCTGGACTTGCTTTTAGCGTAAAATGCTTCACAAATCTTTTTGGAAGCGGAGTGTACGGATTGTTTGGGAATCATCTCGATTTCCCAAAACCTTTGGAGAGTGGCATCCAGTTGGGCGTCAGAACTGGATAGTTGACACGCTACTGATTTGACAGATTCTGGTGATGTCGAGTCACATAAGGTCAAACCGAAATGAGTTCGGAATGGATCGGCTAATTCGACCTTGCGGAGTTTGCAGGAGGAAAGCTTGTCTTCGATGGTAGGCAAATTGACGGTGGGGTGGTCGATGACGAAGACATGAAGTTTCGTGGAGAAAGTTCCTACTCTTGAACGGACTGTGGCGGCGATGGAATGATGCAACTTCCGATGGGATTGGCCAATTCCTTCAACGGATACATCAACTTTGGATTGAGAGATGGCAAGGATATTGGCAAGCTCTGATGACATGAAGTTCGACATTGAACCGGAATCCAACAATGCTCTTGCATTGAAAGACTTCCCGTGATCGTTGACAACTTTGAGCGCGACCGTCTGTAAGAGAACCGTGCTGGCTTGGGATTAAACCAACATGCTAACTTGTTAGGAGGAGGAAGACGATCCCGGATTGACCAGCAGGGCAGAATTGGACATCACGTCATGGGATTTCGACTTCACGGCAGGAGCAGACTTATGAAGACTTACCAGTCGATTTCTCACTTTAGAACGCCGTCTACAGCGAGACCCCAACATCAAGTTTGCCTACTATCAGTTTATGGATGATTGCGAACATCTTGGGCATATGAGACGGCTCGATGAACCGCTTGACAATACCAAGCTGCACTGTTACCTTCCTCACCATCCGGTATTTAAGCTCTCAAGTACCATCATGAAGACTAGGGTAGTGTTTGATGCTTCGTGTCAAACAACGTCAGGCGCACACTCAATGACATTCTTCTTGTCGGACCGGTCGTTCAAGACGATCTTTTGTCGCTCGTTATTCGAGTCTGCTCCCAACGCATTGCCCTAAATGGGGAAATCGAAAAGATGTACCGGCATGTACTCCATCTTTAAGAAGACCAACCGCTGCAGCGCATCAAATGGCGAAGTAATCCATCCGACCCGATAACCACATACCAGCTTCAGACCGTAACCTACGGTACAGCATCCGCCCTTTATCTCGCCACGAAAACTCTCCAGCAACTGTCAATTGATTCCGGTAACCAATTACCATCCGCCGCTGATGCTGTCGCTAATTGTTTTTTACGTCGATGACTTTCTTTCCGGAGCCGACGATGTCGTAGCCGCTATCCCAACACGACGTGAAGTATCAGCAATGCTCGAATCTGCCGGATTCTCGATGAAAAAGTGGGCTTCTAACTCAATCGAAGTTCTtgaagatattcctccagaagaccGTTCTGTTTAGCCATGGCATGACCTCCAATATCTGCAGTTCGTTAGCAGGCTTGGGCTTATTTGGAAACCGGGAACAGACACTTTCTGCTTCAAGGTATAGCTACTTTTGCCAGTCCCAATTCTCATCAAGCGAAGAATCATGGCCTATGTAGCTCAAATATTTGACCCACTAAGGCTAGTAGGAACCACTGTTCCAGTGAGGTGGTTGTGAAGCTCCTGGCGTCGAAATCGATACTTTCGCCTCTCGCTGATCGTTATAGTATAGCCAGACTGGAACTTTGTGCAGCTCTTCTTTCGACACAGCTGTACAAAAAGGTTGCCTCATCTCTCAAGACCGTTCCACCGGCCTTTTTCTGGTCCGACTCTACCACAAtgatccttccaagaggctcggaagcctccttccaagaggctcggaagcctccttccaagaggctcggaagcttccttccaagaggctcggaagcttccttccaagaggctcggaagcttccttccaagaggctcggaagcttccttccaagaggctcggaagcttccttccaagaggctcggaagcttccttccaagaggctcggaagcttccttccaagaggctcggaagcttccttccaagaggctcggaagcttccttccaagaggcttggaagcttccttccaagaggctcggaagcctccttccaagaggctcggaagcctccttccaagaggctcggaagcctccttccaagaggctcggaagcctccttccaagaggctcggaagcctccttccaagaggctcggaagcctccttccaagaggcctgaagcctcctttcaagaggcctggaagcctccttaagaggcctgaagcctccttttaagaggctcaggcctcctttaagaagcctggaagcctccctttaagaggctcaagcctccttccaagaggtctggaagcctcctttcaagaggctcaggcctcctttcaagaggcctggaagcctcctttcaagaggcctggaagcctcctttcaagaggctggaagcctccttccaagaggcctcggaagcctccttccaagaggctcggaagcctccttccaagaggcctggaagcctccttccaagaggcctcgaagcctccttccaagaggctcagaagcctcctccaagaggcttggaagcctccttccaagaggcctggaagcctccttccaagaggctcagaagcctccttccaagaggctcggaagcctccttccaagaggctcggaagcctccttccaataggctcggaagcctccttccaagaggctcggaagcctccttccaagaggctcggaagcctccttccaagaggctcggaagcctccttccaagaggctctgaagcctccttccaagaggctcggaagcctccttccaagaggctaggaagcctccttccaagaggctaggaagcctccttccaagaggcccggaaagaGGCTAATATCAGGAGGTTTTCAGAGggatttcaagaggcttttaaGAGGCTAATAtaaggaggctcggaagcctcatttcaagaagctcggaagcctcctttcaaaacagtgggaagctttctttcaagaggctcggaagcctccaaaaaTCCTCTTGTAAGAAGCTTGATGTAAAAACTTGCATAAATTTGGATTGTTAAGTTTcagggaattaaaaaaaatcacgcaaCTTTTTGGTGAGCCATATTAGTTTTTAGGTTCGTTTTTTATATATCTTATAAGTTATAAGTTTATTTACAACGacaaaaatagggggtacctcaataaaaGCATATGTTCGAAGGTACctatcaagaaaaaggttgagaaccgctgagcgGGTTCTGATAACCCCGCGGACGACATTTCCAGGGGACTGGATCCAGCCAATCTTCTCAACAAAACGCGGTGGTGGAATGGCCCGTCGTGGCTGAAGCTATCTCCAGATCAATGACCTACCATCAGTGCATTACTTGCTTTCGCAGCAAACCAAATTCGATCCAGCAAACCGTTGCCGATCTTCCAGTTTCGCGCATTACTGCTACGTGGCCTTTCTCTGTTTGTGGCGTAGGACCCTTTTACGTCAAGTCACCGATCCGGAAACGTGGTCCAACGAAAGTATATGTCGCTATTTTTATCTGCTTCTCGACACGAGCCATCCACATAGAGCTCGTGAACGACCTGGTGCGCCAACAACGAAATCCGCTGGAAGTTTATCCCTCCAAGGACGCTTCATTTCGGAGGTCTCTGGGAGGCTGCGGTGAAATCCGTAAAGACCCACATCCTGAAGGAAATCGGCAACACCAGTTCGTCGTACGAGGACCTGCTCACCCTTTTGGCACAGGTGGAAATGTGCCTCAATTTTCGTCCTGTGACACCCTTGTCGTCGGAACCAAAGTGATGTTGAAATAGGCTATTTCAAAGGTGGCCGGAATGTAGAAGCTCTATTTTAGTTAAAATCCCCCAATTGAATTTATTATACAACCACCCTAGCAGTTTTGCATTCAAGATACGTATGTATTGTCCTCTTCTTTTAATTATGGGAATATTGGCCAGCCTAATATCAGTTTTGAGAACCTTGAACCAAACTTCAGAAGTTTGAAAGAGAAAATGAACTATAACGTCCAGTTATGATTCGCGAGATATAAGCTATGCTGCTGATTGTTTcgagcaagatttttttatgtataggAGGTTAtacgacttgtcaatatccccaactcagccatgttggatttttgtatggaatttatgctcgtttgtttacgtttttcactgaaaatgtatgtttcccccccgcgctggttattcccatctactgacgaagtcggataacctgtacataaaaaaaatcttggtttcgAGACTCACGATACAGCTTCCATAGGAAGTCAAAATCCGTTCACAGTGTGTCTAGTGTTACGATAAATGAAGAAatgtgccacttccagctgctgcgcgtagtcttgggctagtctaccgtcttgtagtcgcccaatatttagccgcggcggacgactccgacgcgtgttgtacaccgtccagagttttgagcgcagacatactgcaacgaggtagtggtcggattcaatattcgcactgcggtaagtgtgtacgttcgtgatgtcgaagaagaatttacagtttcgaaaacaaaaaccattcgattttggcaacataaatgttccgaacttgttgccaaaatcgaatggggtttGTACAATAATAATGGATAGCTAACCCAAAGCCCCATTCATTTTGTTCTTTGTACAATTTTGCAAGTTCTAAACGGAGTAACTACGAATCGTGTGGTCACATTCTtatattcagaaaattcttcaatattCCAGTGTAATCgtaatgtaatgccaacgaagaaggaGACCTTTGAAAGATAGCAAAAACCCGTATTGTATAGTGCATTCGATAGACATCGAGTAACACTATCAGTTTGGGCGTGTATTCGAAGTGCTTGCCTTTCGCGAAATAAAACCTTTATGACTAGAAGTAGCTTTACTGATTTGTGTTACTGAAACAAATGGAAATAATTTGATGTCCTGGCGCCGCATTTCGCCCAGCAAATAAAACTCCTAAAAGCCTCATGAAGTTTACAATCGCAAAGCTTCCATAGTGGTGGCAATTTATTACTAACCGCATTTATTGCCCAAATTGTTTATGGGTGTGGCAACAAAGCACCTCTTGTCGGAATCGTTACAGCCGTATCACGTACGTAAGAAGCCCGAACCACTAAAAACCTAATAATACGTGCAATAAACGTGTCACCACGGCAATTCCGGGACCTGCCGTTGTCCTTCCAACCGTTGCGTTGTTGGTTGCGTTGTCGGCCAATGGTGACGAAGACGATGGCATCCCACGCCATGTTACACACGGGGCAGCGCAAAATAGATGTTTCTTGCTTCCGAAAGCCATTGCCGGGAGTGTTTTAATCATCGGACCCAAGATTTCGCTGCTCTTTGATCGTCAGGCAACAAAAGTAAGGTTACGGGCGGGAGTCCTGCCCGGAACGGAATACCATAATTTATAACACTTTCTTCCCACAAACACACAGAAACCATGAACACAATGCGTCGATGGGCAAGAGGTGTGTCGAACACGGGGTGGGAAAGGACATTCGAAACCAAAGGATTTTCTGTTGGCACATGACCCTGTGACAAAATATTATCACCCTGACTACTGTCGGTAGCAGACATCGACGACAGACCAACTAAAAGGAAATGGAGTAGGTACTCGGTATGTGGGCGCGCGAGTGGGGACGCCCGACGAGAGGACATAAAAGcattccaggctcgtcctttTCGGAGTTCGGTTGGTTTTTATGTTTGGTCCATAATAAACAACGAACTTTTTACGTGACTGTATGAGTTATGAACATGGCAGAGAGGAAAGCGACGCTTCTGCTGGTTGGCTTTTCATAAATTACAACTTTCGTCGACGACGTCTGAATAAAAGAGAAATCTGGCCAGAATTTGCATTTGGGTTATATCTAAATAGATTTCTTTGTCTCGGTGGTTACAAGCGAGCCCTCTTCGACGTTTTGGCCTGATTATTCTGTCGAAGATAATAAAAAAACGGGAACGGTACAGATGATAAGAGAAGCAGCGATGTTGCATAAAATTCAGCGCTGTCATGAATTTACGACCTGAGAATAGTCTACTTTGCAGAACCAAAGCGATGACATGCTAATTTT
The nucleotide sequence above comes from Armigeres subalbatus isolate Guangzhou_Male chromosome 3, GZ_Asu_2, whole genome shotgun sequence. Encoded proteins:
- the LOC134225642 gene encoding calmodulin, with protein sequence MRSLGQNPTEAELQDMINEVDADGNGTIDFPEFLTMMARKMKDTDSEEEIREAFRVFDKDGNGFISAAELRHVMTNLGEKLTDEEVDEMIREADIDGDGQVNYEEFVTMMTSK